A region from the Antennarius striatus isolate MH-2024 chromosome 24, ASM4005453v1, whole genome shotgun sequence genome encodes:
- the slitrk6 gene encoding SLIT and NTRK-like protein 6 — MLPCIVSIALFLSVARSQDIHPSQASSSISESCDSLCSCEEKDGVLHLNCEQRNISKISQIKIPVGVPFHLNLYKNDLVELRAEEMEGLKNALSLHLGGNSIQELEPGVFSTLSSLKKLHINSNFLVTLKEDTFQGLVNLEFLQADTNFIRVVEPGAFNKLIRLKVLILNDNSIEFLPNNIFRFVPLTHLDLRGNKLQTLPYVGFLEHIGRIMELLLEDNVWVCDCDILHLKIWMENMRAQSVIGDVVCNTPQHLKGIILAKVKRDVLCPSHININLEEPSKSLDMVVTPSSKVSQIPELINAKDDSKAPTPSHFPGSPCVEHCSCHNHPVAGFLMHCQDRGIQKVSDIGIIQQSPTKLVMTGNMIQKLLKHDFVTYDSLELLNLANNRIDYVDNETFLSLSSLKKLYLNGNRIEKLFSTMFVGLHNLEFLYLEYNLIKEIAPGTFNPLPNLKLLSLNNNLLSSLPAQIFRNVPLNKLNLRKNLLMHLPVSNVLDQLDSLEQIYLEDNPWDCSCDLLSLKQWVEKLRKDTVVGSILCHTPKKVVQAELRSLRHEILCPGLGTYYSSSPDSEESLTSTLGPESADKGFFHSLTSTVPLSVLILSILVFVLTIVFCSAGLVVFVVHRRRRRAKNKAAEEQPRENNSSSPIHLHYSMYGQKTTHHTLTQRAGSATLYEERSHSPIVQICRNPTYCSQHKEHDADLDYGLEDPSAKHHLCRSIMEKENTSPLTGNPGSKFRPMTGECPAEFVTLGNPNSLYRNILEREKELQQLGITEYLRKNMPQLQSAVDMQVPGHQEELKLMETIMYSRPRKVMLEQTKNEYFELKANLHTEPDYLEVLEHQTAFN, encoded by the coding sequence ATGCTGCCCTGCATCGTTTCCATTGCCTTGTTCCTCTCTGTGGCCCGGTCCCAAGATATCCATCCCTCGCAGGCATCATCTTCTATTAGTGAATCTTGTGACTCCTTGTGCTCCTGTGAGGAGAAAGATGGCGTCCTTCATCTTAACTGCGAACAGAGAAATATCAGCAAAATCTCCCAAATCAAAATCCCAGTAGGTGTACCCTTCCACCTGAACCTTTACAAAAATGATTTGGTTGAGCTCCGTGCTGAGGAAATGGAAGGGCTCAAGAATGCCCTCTCACTGCACCTTGGGGGTAACAGCATCCAAGAGTTGGAACCAGGTGTCTTCAGCACTCTGAGTTCACTGAAAAAACTCCACATAAATAGTAATTTCCTTGTGACTCTCAAAGAGGACACTTTTCAAGGCCTGGTTAATCTGGAGTTTCTCCAAGCGGACACAAATTTCATCCGGGTTGTCGAGCCGGGTGCTTTCAATAAACTGATTCGCCTCAAAGTTCTCATTCTTAATGACAATTCCATAGAGTTTTTGCCCAACAACATTTTCCGGTTCGTacccctcacccacctggactTGCGTGGCAACAAGCTCCAGACATTGCCTTACGTTGGGTTTTTGGAGCACATTGGAAGGATCATGGAACTTCTCCTGGAGGACAACGTGTGGGTCTGTGACtgtgatattttacatttaaaaatctgGATGGAGAACATGAGGGCCCAGTCAGTAATCGGGGATGTGGTCTGCAACACACCACAGCACCTCAAGGGAATCATTCTTGCTAAGGTAAAGCGGGATGTTCTCTGTCCATCTCATATAAATATTAACCTGGAGGAGCCGTCAAAGTCACTGGATATGGTTGTTACCCCTTCATCAAAAGTATCTCAGATTCCCGAGCTGATAAACGCCAAAGATGACTCCAAGGCACCAACACCGTCTCACTTTCCCGGCAGTCCTTGTGTGGAGCACTGTTCCTGTCACAATCACCCTGTGGCAGGGTTTTTGATGCATTGTCAGGACCGAGGAATTCAAAAGGTATCAGATATCGGAATTATTCAGCAAAGCCCTACTAAACTGGTGATGACAGGAAATATGATTCAGAAACTCCTGAAACATGATTTTGTCACCTATGACAGTTTGGAATTGCTGAACTTGGCGAACAACAGAATTGATTATGTGGATAACGAAACTTTCCTCAGCTTGAGTAGCTTGAAAAAACTGTATTTGAATGGCAACAGAATTGAAAAACTGTTCTCCACAATGTTTGTTGGGCTCCACAACCTTGAATTTCTGTATCTGGAATACAACCTTATCAAAGAGATTGCTCCAGGCACATTTAATCCCCTGCCAAACCTGAAGCTGTTGTCATTAAATAACAACCTGCTCAGCTCTCTTCCAGCGCAGATTTTTCGCAATGTGCCCCTCAACAAATTAAACCTGAGAAAAAATCTACTTATGCACCTGCCAGTGAGCAATGTGCTTGATCAACTTGACTCACTAGAACAGATTTATTTAGAGGACAACCCTTGGGACTGCAGCTGTGACTTGCTCAGCCTTAAGCAATGGGTGGAGAAACTCAGAAAGGATACAGTGGTGGGATCAATTTTGTGTCATACCCCAAAGAAAGTGGTGCAGGCTGAACTCAGGAGCCTCCGTCATGAGATCCTATGTCCCGGTTTGGGGACCTACTACTCTTCGTCCCCCGATAGTGAGGAAAGTCTGACAAGTACACTAGGGCCTGAAAGTGCTGACAAAGGCTTTTTCCACTCCCTCACAAGCACTGTTCCACTCTCTGTCCTAATACTGAGCATTCTTGTGTTTGTCCTCACGATTGTATTCTGCTCGGCCGGATTGGTAGTGTTTGTGGTACACCGCAGGCGGCGGCGGGCAAAAAATAAAGCGGCAGAGGAGCAGCCCAGAGAAAACAACAGTAGTAGTCCCATTCACCTTCATTATAGCATGTATGGGCAAAAAACAACTCACCACACTCTGACCCAAAGAGCAGGATCTGCCACTCTTTACGAAGAGAGATCACACAGTCCGATTGTGCAAATCTGCCGCAACCCCACCTACTGCTCCCAGCACAAGGAACACGATGCAGATTTGGATTACGGCCTTGAGGATCCCAGCGCCAAGCATCACTTATGCCGAAGTATCATGGAGAAAGAGAACACATCTCCCCTCACCGGAAACCCCGGCTCCAAGTTCAGGCCCATGACTGGAGAGTGCCCTGCAGAGTTTGTCACGCTTGGCAACCCCAACTCTTTGTACAGAAACATTCTTGAGCGGgagaaggagctgcagcagcttggAATAACAGAGTACCTTCGGAAAAACATGCCCCAACTTCAGTCTGCTGTAGACATGCAGGTCCCGGGGCATCAGGAAGAGTTAAAGCTAATGGAGACAATCATGTACTCAAGACCTCGCAAGGTCATGCTTGAGCAAACTAAGAACGAATATTTTGAACTCAAAGCTAACTTGCATACAGAGCCAGACTACTTGGAGGTTTTGGAGCATCAAACTGCATTTAACTGA